CCACGAGAATGAACGAAAAAAAAGACGAAAGAGCGTCGCGCATTGCCGTCGTCGTGCCGGCGTTTCGGGAGGAAGAACGGATTGGAATGACCGTACGCCGAGTGCCGAGCATCGTGAATCACGTCATCGTCGTCGATGACGCGAGCGACGATCGGACATCGGATGAAGCGCTCGCGGCGAACGACGGGCGCTTGCGGCTCGTCAAGCATTCGGTGAATCGCGGCGTAGGTGCGGCCATTTTGACGGGTTATGCGGAAGCGCGTGCACTGGGTGCAGACGTGGCTGTCGTCATGGCTGGCGATGGACAAATGGATCCGGACGACTTGCCAGCGCTCATCGATCCCATCGTGCGTGGTGACGCCGATTATGTGAAAGGGGATCGGCTGCGGCATCCCGCTGTATGGCGCGACATGCCTTTGCATCGGCTCGTGGGGACGGCGGCGCTCGCATGGGCCACGCGCTATGCATCGGGATTGTCGGCGTTATCGGATAGCCAATGCGGTTACACGGCCATTGGCGCACGCGCAATGGATTGCGTGCTGCGCGAAGGCATGTGGCCTCGATATGGGTATCCGAATGATGTGCTCGGCACGTTGAGTCGACATGGGTATCGCATTGCGGAAGTGCCGGTGAGGCCGGTGTACCAGGGTGAAAAGAGCGGGCTACGCGCCTGGCATTTGTTCACGATTGGTTATGTCGTGGGAAGGGTTGCCGTGCGGCGGGTGAGAAAGGCTTCGGCGATCTGACGTGCATCGGACGCGTCGAAACATGCACTCGA
The Polyangiaceae bacterium genome window above contains:
- a CDS encoding glycosyltransferase family 2 protein, with the protein product MNEKKDERASRIAVVVPAFREEERIGMTVRRVPSIVNHVIVVDDASDDRTSDEALAANDGRLRLVKHSVNRGVGAAILTGYAEARALGADVAVVMAGDGQMDPDDLPALIDPIVRGDADYVKGDRLRHPAVWRDMPLHRLVGTAALAWATRYASGLSALSDSQCGYTAIGARAMDCVLREGMWPRYGYPNDVLGTLSRHGYRIAEVPVRPVYQGEKSGLRAWHLFTIGYVVGRVAVRRVRKASAI